One part of the Salmo salar chromosome ssa10, Ssal_v3.1, whole genome shotgun sequence genome encodes these proteins:
- the LOC106560272 gene encoding circadian locomoter output cycles protein kaput isoform X7: MALDGFFLAIMTDGNIIYVSESVTSLLEHLPSDLVDQNLLNFLPLVEHSDVYKALSSHILEGETLTPEYLKTKNQLEFCCHMLRGTIDPKEPPVYEYVKFIGNFKSLNNVPNSTRNGLEGVIQRSLRPAFEDRVCFIATVRLAKPQFIKEMCTVEEPNEEFTSRHSLEWKFLFLDHRAPPIIGYLPFEVLGTSGYDYYHVDDLETLAKCHEHLMQYGKGKSCYYRFLTKGQQWIWLQTHYYITYHQWNSRPEFIVCTHTVVSYAEVRAEQRRELGIVEESPPEISAVDKQSQDSGSESQHQLNTSSLKEALEGFDRSRTPSASSHSSRKSSSHTAISNPASPKLKTDRGTPGCQSVSAIEMTSQRRSSISSQQSMSSQHTQNTGQNMAPSMVPQQQPQQQQQQLQQQQPPPQQQQQQLQIQPSVQFSTQLDAMQHLKDQLEQRTRMIEANIQRQQLELRQIQEELNKVQGHGLQMFLQPGTSGLSLGSVQLAHGTTMQPGGALTMQGQVVSAGSLQGSTPQQHTVQQQPQQQSQPQQQNLLRDTSSVLSQSSVRSTHSLPPQQSALPASLYNTMMISQPNQANVVQIATSLAQNSSNNTAAMANFAQDRSGQIRYTMPPTGFPAGSQLLTKLVTGPMACGAVMVPTTMFMGQVVTAFAPQQGQTQTISIAQQQPQQQEQQAQSQAEATQQGLAQQQTQFLQGPRLLHGNQSTQLILQTAFPLQQQGAFASTQHQQQQQLQQQHQQQQQQLQQQQQQQQQQLQQQQQQEQQLASHRADSMSGRSSTQPQ; this comes from the exons ATG GCATTAGACGGCTTCTTCCTAGCAATTATGACAGATGGGAACATAATCTATGTCTCAGAGAGTGTTACATCTCTACTGGAACATCTTCCT tCTGACCTGGTGGATCAGAACCTGTTGAACTTCCTGCCCCTGGTGGAACATTCAGACGTGTATAAAGCCCTGTCGTCTCACATACTGGAGGGAGAGACGCTAACGCCAGAGTATCTCAAGA CGAAAAACCAGTTAGAATTCTGTTGCCACATGCTCCGAGGGACGATCGACCCCAAAGAGCCTCCTGTGTATGAGTATGTTAAGTTCATCGGAAACTTCAAGTCCCTGAATAATG TGCCTAACTCAACTCGAAATGGCTTGGAAGGGGTGATCCAGCGGTCACTCCGGCCCGCTTTTGAGGACCGAGTCTGTTTCATAGCAACTGTGAGATTAGCCAAACCACAGTTTATCAAG GAGATGTGCACTGTTGAAGAACCCAATGAAGAATTCACCTCTAGACACAGCTTAGAATGGAAGTTCCTCTTCTTGGACCACAG GGCTCCGCCCataataggttacctgccgtttGAGGTTCTGGGTACATCTGGATATGACTACTACcatgtagatgacctggagacaCTGGCCAAATGCCACGAACACT TAATGCAGTATGGGAAGGGGAAATCGTGCTACTACAGGTTTCTCACCAAAGGGCAGCAGTGGATCTGGCTCCAGACCCATTACTACATCACCTACCACCAGTGGAACTCCAGGCCCGAGTTCATCGTCTGCACGCACACTGTCGTCAG CTATGCTGAGGTGAGGGCTGAACAGCGCAGAGAGCTGGGGATTGTTGAGGAGTCACCGCCAGAGATCTCTGCGGTAGATAAG CAGTCTCAGGACTCTGGTTCTGAATCTCAACACCAGCTCAACACCTCCAGTCTGAAGGAGGCCCTAGAGGGCTTTGACCGCAGCCGCACGCCCTCGGCCTCCTCACACAGCTCCCGCAAGTCCTCGTCCCACACTGCCATCTCCAACCCAGCCT CACCTAAGCTTAAGACAGACAGGGGTACACCGGGATGCCAGTCCGTCTCTGCTATTGAGATGACATCACAGCGAAGATCATCCATCAGCAGTCAG CAATCGATGAGCTCCCAGCACACCCAGAACACGGGGCAGAACATGGCCCCATCCATGGTTCCACAACAACAaccgcagcagcagcaacaacagctgCAACAGCagcaaccaccaccacaacagcagcagcagcagcttcaGATCCAGCCCAGTGTCCAG TTTTCCACCCAGCTGGACGCAATGCAGCACCTGAAGGATCAGCTGGAGCAGAGGACCAGGATGATCGAGGCCAACATCCAGAGGCAGCAGCTGGAGCTCAGGCAGATCCAGGAAGAGCTCAACAAGGTGCAGGGCCATGGCCTACAG ATGTTTCTCCAGCCGGGTACAAGTGGGCTGAGCCTGGGCTCTGTGCAGCTGGCCCACGGGACCACCATGCAGCCAGGGGGTGCTCTCACCATGCAGGGCCAAGTGGTGTCTGCAGGCAGTCTGCAGGGCAGCACCCCACAGCAGCATACGGTCCAACAACAACCCCAGCAGCAGTCCCAGCCCCAACAACAGAACCTGTTACGAGACACCAGCTCTGTCCTCTCACAGTCTTCAGTGCGGTCGACTCACTCTCTGCCGCCCCAGCAGAGTGCCCTGCCAGCCTCCCTCTACAACACCATGATGATCTCTCAGCCCAACCAGGCCAATGTGGTCCAGATCGCCACCAGCCTggcccagaacagcagcaacaaCACAGCTGCCATGGCAAACTTTGCCCAGGACCGCTCGGGACAGATCAGGTACACGATGCCACCAACAGG gTTCCCTGCTGGCTCTCAGTTGCTGACTAAGCTGGTGACTGGGCCGATGGCGTGTGGAGCGGTCATGGTCCCTACAACCATGTTCATGGGCCAGGTGGTGACCGCGTTCGCTCCTCAGCAGGGCCAGACTCAGACCATCAGCATCGCCCAGCAGCAGCCtcagcagcaggagcagcaggcTCAGTCTCAGGCCGAAGCCACACAGCAAGGGCTGGCCCAGCAACAAACACAGTTCCTCCAG GGCCCTCGGCTGCTCCATGGAAACCAGTCCACCCAGTTGATCCTGCAAACAGCGTTCCCACTGCAGCAGCAAGGAGCCTTCGCCAGCACAcaacaccagcagcagcagcagctacaaCAGcaacatcagcagcagcagcaacagctccagcagcagcaacaacaacagcaacaacagctccaacaacagcagcaacaggagCAGCAGCTGGCCTCTCACAGGGCAGATAGCATGTCAGGCCGCTCCAGCACACAGCCCCAGTAA
- the LOC106560272 gene encoding circadian locomoter output cycles protein kaput isoform X4, whose translation MTSSIGGDDASSIFDGLMEEDEKDKAKRVSRNKSEKKRRDQFNVLIKELGTMLPGNTRKMDKSTILQKSIDFLRKHKEIAAQSESSEIRQDWKPPFLSNEEFTQLMLEALDGFFLAIMTDGNIIYVSESVTSLLEHLPSDLVDQNLLNFLPLVEHSDVYKALSSHILEGETLTPEYLKTKNQLEFCCHMLRGTIDPKEPPVYEYVKFIGNFKSLNNVPNSTRNGLEGVIQRSLRPAFEDRVCFIATVRLAKPQFIKEMCTVEEPNEEFTSRHSLEWKFLFLDHRAPPIIGYLPFEVLGTSGYDYYHVDDLETLAKCHEHLMQYGKGKSCYYRFLTKGQQWIWLQTHYYITYHQWNSRPEFIVCTHTVVSYAEVRAEQRRELGIVEESPPEISAVDKQSQDSGSESQHQLNTSSLKEALEGFDRSRTPSASSHSSRKSSSHTAISNPASPKLKTDRGTPGCQSVSAIEMTSQRRSSISSQQSMSSQHTQNTGQNMAPSMVPQQQPQQQQQQLQQQQPPPQQQQQQLQIQPSVQFSTQLDAMQHLKDQLEQRTRMIEANIQRQQLELRQIQEELNKVQGHGLQMFLQPGTSGLSLGSVQLAHGTTMQPGGALTMQGQVVSAGSLQGSTPQQHTVQQQPQQQSQPQQQNLLRDTSSVLSQSSVRSTHSLPPQQSALPASLYNTMMISQPNQANVVQIATSLAQNSSNNTAAMANFAQDRSGQIRYTMPPTGFPAGSQLLTKLVTGPMACGAVMVPTTMFMGQVVTAFAPQQGQTQTISIAQQQPQQQEQQAQSQAEATQQGLAQQQTQFLQGPRLLHGNQSTQLILQTAFPLQQQGAFASTQHQQQQQLQQQHQQQQQQLQQQQQQQQQQLQQQQQQEQQLASHRADSMSGRSSTQPQ comes from the exons AGTATCCCGTAACAAGTCTGAGAAGAAGCGCAGGGACCAGTTCAATGTCCTCATCAAGGAGCTGGGTACCATGCTGCCAGGTAACACCCGGAAGATGGACAAGTCCACCATCTTACAGAAGAGCATCGACTTCCTGCGCAAGCATAAAG AAATAGCTGCGCAGTCAGAGTCAAGTGAGATCCGACAGGACTGGAAACCTCCTTTTCTTAGTAATGAAGAGTTCACACAGCTGATGCTGGAG GCATTAGACGGCTTCTTCCTAGCAATTATGACAGATGGGAACATAATCTATGTCTCAGAGAGTGTTACATCTCTACTGGAACATCTTCCT tCTGACCTGGTGGATCAGAACCTGTTGAACTTCCTGCCCCTGGTGGAACATTCAGACGTGTATAAAGCCCTGTCGTCTCACATACTGGAGGGAGAGACGCTAACGCCAGAGTATCTCAAGA CGAAAAACCAGTTAGAATTCTGTTGCCACATGCTCCGAGGGACGATCGACCCCAAAGAGCCTCCTGTGTATGAGTATGTTAAGTTCATCGGAAACTTCAAGTCCCTGAATAATG TGCCTAACTCAACTCGAAATGGCTTGGAAGGGGTGATCCAGCGGTCACTCCGGCCCGCTTTTGAGGACCGAGTCTGTTTCATAGCAACTGTGAGATTAGCCAAACCACAGTTTATCAAG GAGATGTGCACTGTTGAAGAACCCAATGAAGAATTCACCTCTAGACACAGCTTAGAATGGAAGTTCCTCTTCTTGGACCACAG GGCTCCGCCCataataggttacctgccgtttGAGGTTCTGGGTACATCTGGATATGACTACTACcatgtagatgacctggagacaCTGGCCAAATGCCACGAACACT TAATGCAGTATGGGAAGGGGAAATCGTGCTACTACAGGTTTCTCACCAAAGGGCAGCAGTGGATCTGGCTCCAGACCCATTACTACATCACCTACCACCAGTGGAACTCCAGGCCCGAGTTCATCGTCTGCACGCACACTGTCGTCAG CTATGCTGAGGTGAGGGCTGAACAGCGCAGAGAGCTGGGGATTGTTGAGGAGTCACCGCCAGAGATCTCTGCGGTAGATAAG CAGTCTCAGGACTCTGGTTCTGAATCTCAACACCAGCTCAACACCTCCAGTCTGAAGGAGGCCCTAGAGGGCTTTGACCGCAGCCGCACGCCCTCGGCCTCCTCACACAGCTCCCGCAAGTCCTCGTCCCACACTGCCATCTCCAACCCAGCCT CACCTAAGCTTAAGACAGACAGGGGTACACCGGGATGCCAGTCCGTCTCTGCTATTGAGATGACATCACAGCGAAGATCATCCATCAGCAGTCAG CAATCGATGAGCTCCCAGCACACCCAGAACACGGGGCAGAACATGGCCCCATCCATGGTTCCACAACAACAaccgcagcagcagcaacaacagctgCAACAGCagcaaccaccaccacaacagcagcagcagcagcttcaGATCCAGCCCAGTGTCCAG TTTTCCACCCAGCTGGACGCAATGCAGCACCTGAAGGATCAGCTGGAGCAGAGGACCAGGATGATCGAGGCCAACATCCAGAGGCAGCAGCTGGAGCTCAGGCAGATCCAGGAAGAGCTCAACAAGGTGCAGGGCCATGGCCTACAG ATGTTTCTCCAGCCGGGTACAAGTGGGCTGAGCCTGGGCTCTGTGCAGCTGGCCCACGGGACCACCATGCAGCCAGGGGGTGCTCTCACCATGCAGGGCCAAGTGGTGTCTGCAGGCAGTCTGCAGGGCAGCACCCCACAGCAGCATACGGTCCAACAACAACCCCAGCAGCAGTCCCAGCCCCAACAACAGAACCTGTTACGAGACACCAGCTCTGTCCTCTCACAGTCTTCAGTGCGGTCGACTCACTCTCTGCCGCCCCAGCAGAGTGCCCTGCCAGCCTCCCTCTACAACACCATGATGATCTCTCAGCCCAACCAGGCCAATGTGGTCCAGATCGCCACCAGCCTggcccagaacagcagcaacaaCACAGCTGCCATGGCAAACTTTGCCCAGGACCGCTCGGGACAGATCAGGTACACGATGCCACCAACAGG gTTCCCTGCTGGCTCTCAGTTGCTGACTAAGCTGGTGACTGGGCCGATGGCGTGTGGAGCGGTCATGGTCCCTACAACCATGTTCATGGGCCAGGTGGTGACCGCGTTCGCTCCTCAGCAGGGCCAGACTCAGACCATCAGCATCGCCCAGCAGCAGCCtcagcagcaggagcagcaggcTCAGTCTCAGGCCGAAGCCACACAGCAAGGGCTGGCCCAGCAACAAACACAGTTCCTCCAG GGCCCTCGGCTGCTCCATGGAAACCAGTCCACCCAGTTGATCCTGCAAACAGCGTTCCCACTGCAGCAGCAAGGAGCCTTCGCCAGCACAcaacaccagcagcagcagcagctacaaCAGcaacatcagcagcagcagcaacagctccagcagcagcaacaacaacagcaacaacagctccaacaacagcagcaacaggagCAGCAGCTGGCCTCTCACAGGGCAGATAGCATGTCAGGCCGCTCCAGCACACAGCCCCAGTAA
- the LOC106560272 gene encoding circadian locomoter output cycles protein kaput isoform X1, with protein MTSSIGGDDASSIFDGLMEEDEKDKAKRVSRNKSEKKRRDQFNVLIKELGTMLPGNTRKMDKSTILQKSIDFLRKHKEIAAQSESSEIRQDWKPPFLSNEEFTQLMLEDYSSSRLSAMALDGFFLAIMTDGNIIYVSESVTSLLEHLPSDLVDQNLLNFLPLVEHSDVYKALSSHILEGETLTPEYLKTKNQLEFCCHMLRGTIDPKEPPVYEYVKFIGNFKSLNNVPNSTRNGLEGVIQRSLRPAFEDRVCFIATVRLAKPQFIKEMCTVEEPNEEFTSRHSLEWKFLFLDHRAPPIIGYLPFEVLGTSGYDYYHVDDLETLAKCHEHLMQYGKGKSCYYRFLTKGQQWIWLQTHYYITYHQWNSRPEFIVCTHTVVSYAEVRAEQRRELGIVEESPPEISAVDKQSQDSGSESQHQLNTSSLKEALEGFDRSRTPSASSHSSRKSSSHTAISNPASPKLKTDRGTPGCQSVSAIEMTSQRRSSISSQQSMSSQHTQNTGQNMAPSMVPQQQPQQQQQQLQQQQPPPQQQQQQLQIQPSVQFSTQLDAMQHLKDQLEQRTRMIEANIQRQQLELRQIQEELNKVQGHGLQMFLQPGTSGLSLGSVQLAHGTTMQPGGALTMQGQVVSAGSLQGSTPQQHTVQQQPQQQSQPQQQNLLRDTSSVLSQSSVRSTHSLPPQQSALPASLYNTMMISQPNQANVVQIATSLAQNSSNNTAAMANFAQDRSGQIRYTMPPTGFPAGSQLLTKLVTGPMACGAVMVPTTMFMGQVVTAFAPQQGQTQTISIAQQQPQQQEQQAQSQAEATQQGLAQQQTQFLQGPRLLHGNQSTQLILQTAFPLQQQGAFASTQHQQQQQLQQQHQQQQQQLQQQQQQQQQQLQQQQQQEQQLASHRADSMSGRSSTQPQ; from the exons AGTATCCCGTAACAAGTCTGAGAAGAAGCGCAGGGACCAGTTCAATGTCCTCATCAAGGAGCTGGGTACCATGCTGCCAGGTAACACCCGGAAGATGGACAAGTCCACCATCTTACAGAAGAGCATCGACTTCCTGCGCAAGCATAAAG AAATAGCTGCGCAGTCAGAGTCAAGTGAGATCCGACAGGACTGGAAACCTCCTTTTCTTAGTAATGAAGAGTTCACACAGCTGATGCTGGAG GACTATTCAAGTTCAAGGTTGAGCGCAATG GCATTAGACGGCTTCTTCCTAGCAATTATGACAGATGGGAACATAATCTATGTCTCAGAGAGTGTTACATCTCTACTGGAACATCTTCCT tCTGACCTGGTGGATCAGAACCTGTTGAACTTCCTGCCCCTGGTGGAACATTCAGACGTGTATAAAGCCCTGTCGTCTCACATACTGGAGGGAGAGACGCTAACGCCAGAGTATCTCAAGA CGAAAAACCAGTTAGAATTCTGTTGCCACATGCTCCGAGGGACGATCGACCCCAAAGAGCCTCCTGTGTATGAGTATGTTAAGTTCATCGGAAACTTCAAGTCCCTGAATAATG TGCCTAACTCAACTCGAAATGGCTTGGAAGGGGTGATCCAGCGGTCACTCCGGCCCGCTTTTGAGGACCGAGTCTGTTTCATAGCAACTGTGAGATTAGCCAAACCACAGTTTATCAAG GAGATGTGCACTGTTGAAGAACCCAATGAAGAATTCACCTCTAGACACAGCTTAGAATGGAAGTTCCTCTTCTTGGACCACAG GGCTCCGCCCataataggttacctgccgtttGAGGTTCTGGGTACATCTGGATATGACTACTACcatgtagatgacctggagacaCTGGCCAAATGCCACGAACACT TAATGCAGTATGGGAAGGGGAAATCGTGCTACTACAGGTTTCTCACCAAAGGGCAGCAGTGGATCTGGCTCCAGACCCATTACTACATCACCTACCACCAGTGGAACTCCAGGCCCGAGTTCATCGTCTGCACGCACACTGTCGTCAG CTATGCTGAGGTGAGGGCTGAACAGCGCAGAGAGCTGGGGATTGTTGAGGAGTCACCGCCAGAGATCTCTGCGGTAGATAAG CAGTCTCAGGACTCTGGTTCTGAATCTCAACACCAGCTCAACACCTCCAGTCTGAAGGAGGCCCTAGAGGGCTTTGACCGCAGCCGCACGCCCTCGGCCTCCTCACACAGCTCCCGCAAGTCCTCGTCCCACACTGCCATCTCCAACCCAGCCT CACCTAAGCTTAAGACAGACAGGGGTACACCGGGATGCCAGTCCGTCTCTGCTATTGAGATGACATCACAGCGAAGATCATCCATCAGCAGTCAG CAATCGATGAGCTCCCAGCACACCCAGAACACGGGGCAGAACATGGCCCCATCCATGGTTCCACAACAACAaccgcagcagcagcaacaacagctgCAACAGCagcaaccaccaccacaacagcagcagcagcagcttcaGATCCAGCCCAGTGTCCAG TTTTCCACCCAGCTGGACGCAATGCAGCACCTGAAGGATCAGCTGGAGCAGAGGACCAGGATGATCGAGGCCAACATCCAGAGGCAGCAGCTGGAGCTCAGGCAGATCCAGGAAGAGCTCAACAAGGTGCAGGGCCATGGCCTACAG ATGTTTCTCCAGCCGGGTACAAGTGGGCTGAGCCTGGGCTCTGTGCAGCTGGCCCACGGGACCACCATGCAGCCAGGGGGTGCTCTCACCATGCAGGGCCAAGTGGTGTCTGCAGGCAGTCTGCAGGGCAGCACCCCACAGCAGCATACGGTCCAACAACAACCCCAGCAGCAGTCCCAGCCCCAACAACAGAACCTGTTACGAGACACCAGCTCTGTCCTCTCACAGTCTTCAGTGCGGTCGACTCACTCTCTGCCGCCCCAGCAGAGTGCCCTGCCAGCCTCCCTCTACAACACCATGATGATCTCTCAGCCCAACCAGGCCAATGTGGTCCAGATCGCCACCAGCCTggcccagaacagcagcaacaaCACAGCTGCCATGGCAAACTTTGCCCAGGACCGCTCGGGACAGATCAGGTACACGATGCCACCAACAGG gTTCCCTGCTGGCTCTCAGTTGCTGACTAAGCTGGTGACTGGGCCGATGGCGTGTGGAGCGGTCATGGTCCCTACAACCATGTTCATGGGCCAGGTGGTGACCGCGTTCGCTCCTCAGCAGGGCCAGACTCAGACCATCAGCATCGCCCAGCAGCAGCCtcagcagcaggagcagcaggcTCAGTCTCAGGCCGAAGCCACACAGCAAGGGCTGGCCCAGCAACAAACACAGTTCCTCCAG GGCCCTCGGCTGCTCCATGGAAACCAGTCCACCCAGTTGATCCTGCAAACAGCGTTCCCACTGCAGCAGCAAGGAGCCTTCGCCAGCACAcaacaccagcagcagcagcagctacaaCAGcaacatcagcagcagcagcaacagctccagcagcagcaacaacaacagcaacaacagctccaacaacagcagcaacaggagCAGCAGCTGGCCTCTCACAGGGCAGATAGCATGTCAGGCCGCTCCAGCACACAGCCCCAGTAA
- the LOC106560272 gene encoding circadian locomoter output cycles protein kaput isoform X8 yields the protein MTSSIGGDDASSIFDGLMEEDEKDKAKRVSRNKSEKKRRDQFNVLIKELGTMLPGNTRKMDKSTILQKSIDFLRKHKEIAAQSESSEIRQDWKPPFLSNEEFTQLMLEALDGFFLAIMTDGNIIYVSESVTSLLEHLPSDLVDQNLLNFLPLVEHSDVYKALSSHILEGETLTPEYLKTKNQLEFCCHMLRGTIDPKEPPVYEYVKFIGNFKSLNNVPNSTRNGLEGVIQRSLRPAFEDRVCFIATVRLAKPQFIKEMCTVEEPNEEFTSRHSLEWKFLFLDHRAPPIIGYLPFEVLGTSGYDYYHVDDLETLAKCHEHLMQYGKGKSCYYRFLTKGQQWIWLQTHYYITYHQWNSRPEFIVCTHTVVSYAEVRAEQRRELGIVEESPPEISAVDKSQDSGSESQHQLNTSSLKEALEGFDRSRTPSASSHSSRKSSSHTAISNPASPKLKTDRGTPGCQSVSAIEMTSQRRSSISSQQSMSSQHTQNTGQNMAPSMVPQQQPQQQQQQLQQQQPPPQQQQQQLQIQPSVQFSTQLDAMQHLKDQLEQRTRMIEANIQRQQLELRQIQEELNKVQGHGLQMFLQPGTSGLSLGSVQLAHGTTMQPGGALTMQGQVVSAGSLQGSTPQQHTVQQQPQQQSQPQQQNLLRDTSSVLSQSSVRSTHSLPPQQSALPASLYNTMMISQPNQANVVQIATSLAQNSSNNTAAMANFAQDRSGQIRFPAGSQLLTKLVTGPMACGAVMVPTTMFMGQVVTAFAPQQGQTQTISIAQQQPQQQEQQAQSQAEATQQGLAQQQTQFLQGPRLLHGNQSTQLILQTAFPLQQQGAFASTQHQQQQQLQQQHQQQQQQLQQQQQQQQQQLQQQQQQEQQLASHRADSMSGRSSTQPQ from the exons AGTATCCCGTAACAAGTCTGAGAAGAAGCGCAGGGACCAGTTCAATGTCCTCATCAAGGAGCTGGGTACCATGCTGCCAGGTAACACCCGGAAGATGGACAAGTCCACCATCTTACAGAAGAGCATCGACTTCCTGCGCAAGCATAAAG AAATAGCTGCGCAGTCAGAGTCAAGTGAGATCCGACAGGACTGGAAACCTCCTTTTCTTAGTAATGAAGAGTTCACACAGCTGATGCTGGAG GCATTAGACGGCTTCTTCCTAGCAATTATGACAGATGGGAACATAATCTATGTCTCAGAGAGTGTTACATCTCTACTGGAACATCTTCCT tCTGACCTGGTGGATCAGAACCTGTTGAACTTCCTGCCCCTGGTGGAACATTCAGACGTGTATAAAGCCCTGTCGTCTCACATACTGGAGGGAGAGACGCTAACGCCAGAGTATCTCAAGA CGAAAAACCAGTTAGAATTCTGTTGCCACATGCTCCGAGGGACGATCGACCCCAAAGAGCCTCCTGTGTATGAGTATGTTAAGTTCATCGGAAACTTCAAGTCCCTGAATAATG TGCCTAACTCAACTCGAAATGGCTTGGAAGGGGTGATCCAGCGGTCACTCCGGCCCGCTTTTGAGGACCGAGTCTGTTTCATAGCAACTGTGAGATTAGCCAAACCACAGTTTATCAAG GAGATGTGCACTGTTGAAGAACCCAATGAAGAATTCACCTCTAGACACAGCTTAGAATGGAAGTTCCTCTTCTTGGACCACAG GGCTCCGCCCataataggttacctgccgtttGAGGTTCTGGGTACATCTGGATATGACTACTACcatgtagatgacctggagacaCTGGCCAAATGCCACGAACACT TAATGCAGTATGGGAAGGGGAAATCGTGCTACTACAGGTTTCTCACCAAAGGGCAGCAGTGGATCTGGCTCCAGACCCATTACTACATCACCTACCACCAGTGGAACTCCAGGCCCGAGTTCATCGTCTGCACGCACACTGTCGTCAG CTATGCTGAGGTGAGGGCTGAACAGCGCAGAGAGCTGGGGATTGTTGAGGAGTCACCGCCAGAGATCTCTGCGGTAGATAAG TCTCAGGACTCTGGTTCTGAATCTCAACACCAGCTCAACACCTCCAGTCTGAAGGAGGCCCTAGAGGGCTTTGACCGCAGCCGCACGCCCTCGGCCTCCTCACACAGCTCCCGCAAGTCCTCGTCCCACACTGCCATCTCCAACCCAGCCT CACCTAAGCTTAAGACAGACAGGGGTACACCGGGATGCCAGTCCGTCTCTGCTATTGAGATGACATCACAGCGAAGATCATCCATCAGCAGTCAG CAATCGATGAGCTCCCAGCACACCCAGAACACGGGGCAGAACATGGCCCCATCCATGGTTCCACAACAACAaccgcagcagcagcaacaacagctgCAACAGCagcaaccaccaccacaacagcagcagcagcagcttcaGATCCAGCCCAGTGTCCAG TTTTCCACCCAGCTGGACGCAATGCAGCACCTGAAGGATCAGCTGGAGCAGAGGACCAGGATGATCGAGGCCAACATCCAGAGGCAGCAGCTGGAGCTCAGGCAGATCCAGGAAGAGCTCAACAAGGTGCAGGGCCATGGCCTACAG ATGTTTCTCCAGCCGGGTACAAGTGGGCTGAGCCTGGGCTCTGTGCAGCTGGCCCACGGGACCACCATGCAGCCAGGGGGTGCTCTCACCATGCAGGGCCAAGTGGTGTCTGCAGGCAGTCTGCAGGGCAGCACCCCACAGCAGCATACGGTCCAACAACAACCCCAGCAGCAGTCCCAGCCCCAACAACAGAACCTGTTACGAGACACCAGCTCTGTCCTCTCACAGTCTTCAGTGCGGTCGACTCACTCTCTGCCGCCCCAGCAGAGTGCCCTGCCAGCCTCCCTCTACAACACCATGATGATCTCTCAGCCCAACCAGGCCAATGTGGTCCAGATCGCCACCAGCCTggcccagaacagcagcaacaaCACAGCTGCCATGGCAAACTTTGCCCAGGACCGCTCGGGACAGATCAG gTTCCCTGCTGGCTCTCAGTTGCTGACTAAGCTGGTGACTGGGCCGATGGCGTGTGGAGCGGTCATGGTCCCTACAACCATGTTCATGGGCCAGGTGGTGACCGCGTTCGCTCCTCAGCAGGGCCAGACTCAGACCATCAGCATCGCCCAGCAGCAGCCtcagcagcaggagcagcaggcTCAGTCTCAGGCCGAAGCCACACAGCAAGGGCTGGCCCAGCAACAAACACAGTTCCTCCAG GGCCCTCGGCTGCTCCATGGAAACCAGTCCACCCAGTTGATCCTGCAAACAGCGTTCCCACTGCAGCAGCAAGGAGCCTTCGCCAGCACAcaacaccagcagcagcagcagctacaaCAGcaacatcagcagcagcagcaacagctccagcagcagcaacaacaacagcaacaacagctccaacaacagcagcaacaggagCAGCAGCTGGCCTCTCACAGGGCAGATAGCATGTCAGGCCGCTCCAGCACACAGCCCCAGTAA